The region CCACGGCCCGTCAGGAGTCTCCGTTTGAGCACCACCAACATCAATGGCTTGCACGAGCAGCCCATCCTTCCCATCGGCGATCCCAAGGCGTATAGCTCGGTCCGCTCGACCATTGAGGCGTCGTTTTCCAATGGCCGGGTTCCTGATTTCCTGAAGTCCCTGGATCGTGGCGGACTCCGTATTCGTGACTTCGAGACTGTGCTTGGCAAAGGCCTCCTCGGTGTGAACACAAAAGCGGAGTACAACCAGCTCGACAACGGAGACCAGGGCCAGATTCGCGAGTACTACCTCGCCAGCCTGGAGCGCGTCTCCCCGGAGCTGCGAAACAAGTTTTTCAAGTTGTACGCGTACTACTGAGTTTGCACCTGGCGGCCTGAGCCGCTACGAATTCAGAGGCAGCCGGTCTTCCACCCGGCACGATTTCTTCAGAGTTATCAAATCAGCATTACGGAGAGCATCATGGGCAAGGAAAAGTTTGACCGGTCTAAACCTCACGTCAACATCGGCACTGTGGGTCACATCGACCATGGCAAGACCACGCTGACGGCTGCGATCACGAAGGTTCTGTCCAAGCACAACCCGAACAACACGTTCCGTTCGTTCGACACGATCGACAACGCACCGGAAGAGCGTGAGCGCGGTATCACCATCGCCACCTCGCACGTCGAGTACGAGACGGCCAACCGCCACTACGCGCACGTCGACTGCCCGGGCCACGCCGACTACATCAAGAACATGATCACCGGAGCCGCGCAGATGGACGGCGCAATCCTGGTGGTTGCCGCGACCGACGGCCCGATGCCCCAGACCAAGGAGCACGTTCTGCTCGCGCGTCAGGTTGGCGTTCCGTACATCGTCGTGTTCCTGAACAAGTGCGATGCCGTTGAAGACGAAGAGCTCATCGAGCTGGTTGAGATGGAAGTTCGCGAGCTTCTGTCGAAGTACGACTACCCCGGCGACGACACCCCGATCATCCGTGGTTCGGCTCTGGGCGCGCTCAACGGCGAGCCTCAGTGGGAGGCGAAGATCGACGAGCTCATGGCTGCTGTCGACCAGTACATCCCCCAGCCCGAGCGTGCGATCAACCTGCCGTTCCTGATGCCTATCGAGGATATCTTCTCGATCTCGGGTCGTGGAACTGTGGTCACGGGTCGTATCGAGCGCGGTAAGGTCAAGGTTGGCGAAGCATGCGAGATCGTCGGCTTTGGCGACACGCAGGCTACGGTCTGCACCGGCGTCGAGATGTTCAAGAAGCAGCTGGACGAAGGTCTGGCCGGCGACAACGCGGGTCTCCTGCTCCGCGGCGTTGCCAAGGAAGCGGTTCAGCGCGGCATGGTTCTGGCCAAGCCGGGTTCGATCAAGCCGCACACCGAGTTCAAGGGCGAGGTTTACGTTCTGAGCAAGGAAGAAGGCGGACGTCACACTCCGTTCTTCAACGGCTACCGCCCCCAGTTCTACTTCCGTACCACGGACGTAACGGGTTCGGCCAAGCTGCCGGAGGGCACCGAGATGTGCATGCCTGGAGATAACATCCAGCTTGAGATCACGCTGCACACGCCGGTCGCCATGGAGAAGGGTCTGCGCTTCGCCATCCGTGAGGGTGGAAGGACCGTAGGCGCTGGAACGATCTCGGAGATCATCAAGTAATCAAGAGCAACGAAATGCAGTGAAAGGCGGCGAGCTTCGGCTCGCCGCCTTTGTGTTTGTGGATCGTACAAAAGATGGGCTTAGAATAGGCAGCATGGCTGCACTCGCGGAATCTCCGGTACTCATTCAGGCGTCCCTGGCAGGTTTGCCTATGCCTGTGGTATTGCGTCTCCCGGAGCCCATGACAGATGAGGAGTTGATTGCTTTTTCCCGCCGTAACCGGCCCTATCGAATCGAGCGTAATGCAGACGGAGAGTTGGAGATTATGTCGCCGGTAGGGTTTGATGGAGGTCAGCGCGAGCTTCTTGTGATGCGTGTTCTGGGCAATTGGGCAGAAGAGCATGGCGGTGTTTGCGTTAGTTGTGACACGGGCTTCACCATGGCGGATTCTTCTGTAAGGAGTCCTGACTCCTCCTGGATCTCGGACGCCCGTATCAACGCTTTAACTGATGCGGAAAGGCGCCGCTTTCCCCCACTCTGCCCGGAGTTTCTCGTAGAAATCCTGTCTGAAACCGACAGCCGCGCCACCTTGCAAGCCAAGATGGAAATGTGGATTGCAAATGGTGCGCAGCTCGCGTGGATGATTGATCCTTTCAGCGCGACTGTGAGTGTCTACCGGCCTCACTCTGCGGTTGAGGTGCTAGATCGGCCTGATTGGGTGGAGGCGGATGCCGTCGTCGCGGGGTTTCGACTGGAAACCTCACGCCTTTGGGCAAAGTAGCTCCGAGGGGGTGGCATTTCCAGCCATTTTCGTGGATAATAGAACAGTTGAGCGTGGCCTGACCGCTCTTCCTCCGTTACAATCAGGATTCAGGGTTGCAGGCTCCCTTACCAGCCTGCGTCGCGGCGTGCCAGCCTTGGCAAGCACGCTGCTCGCCAGCCGAGGTGGCTGGCCAAATTTGAAGTAGAAGTACAGGAGATCAACCATGCGTGAAATCATCACTCTGCAGTGCCCCGAGTGCAAGAACCGGAACTATTCGACGACCAAGAACAAGAAGACCACCACCGGCCGCCTCGAGTTCTCGAAGTTCTGCAACACGTGCCGCAAGCACACGGATCACAAGGAAACCAAGTAGTTTTCACGCGGGACCGGGCTTTTAGCTCGCCCCGCAAGCCGGGGGAGTAAGCTCAACGGTTAAACTGTCGGTCTCCAAAACCGAACTTCTCGGTTCGAATCCGAGCTCCCCCGCCAGTTCATCTTTACCCAGTCAGAAGATTCAAGAGGCAGCGTTATGGCCAAGACAATGGCAGTCGTAGATCAGCCAAGCACCGGACTTCAGCAGCTCAAGAGCGGCCCCGCCCGTCTGGGCGAGTTCCTGCACGACGTTCGCTCCGAGATGAAGAAGGTGATCACCCCTTCACGCGACGAGGTTCAGTCCACCACCATCGTCGTCATCATCACGGTCTTCATCTTCGCGGCATACTTCGCCTTGGTGGACTTCGCGGTCGGCCACACCATCGACGTGCTCTTCAAGCACCTGGCTAAATAAGTTCAGCTCCCGCAACACAAAGGCAAAGACAAATGGCGGCACAAGAGATGAATCCGGAAGAGTTCCTCCACGAGGGCGAAGACCTCTCGCTCGAGACCCCGGAGACGCCCGGCGCGGCAGACGTACAGCCCCCGGTCGAAGCTGAAGGCGAGCACCTTGCTCCGCCCGTCAACGAGAACTTCAAGTGGTACATCATTCACGCGTACTCCGGCTTCGAGCGCAAGGTGCGCGAGTCGCTTGAGAGCCGCATCCATGCCTACAACCTGCAGAACCGCATCGGCCGCATCATGATCCCCACCGAGCCGGTGACCGAGCTTCGCAATGGCAAGAAGTACACCATCGAGCGTGTCTTCCTGCCCGGCTACGTCCTCGTCGAGATGGAACTCGACAACGACCTCTGGCACGTCATCAAGAACACCCCGCGCGTCACCGGCTTCCTCGGAACCGGAGACAGCCCCGTCGCTCTGTCCGAGCAGGAAGTCAGCTCCATCCTCTTCCGCACCGACGTTTCCAAGGATAAGCCGTCGATGAAGATCAAGTTCGCCAAGGGCGAGCAGGTCCGCATCAACGAAGGCCCCTTCGCCAACTTCTCCGGTGTGGTCGACGACCTCAACGAGGACAAGCAGACGCTTAAGGTTATGGTCAGCATCTTTGGCCGTTCGACTCCGGTCGAGATCGAGTTTTCCAAAGTCGACAAGATGGAAGATGAGTAGTTCACACCATCTATCGGCTTCTGAAATGCAGTAAGCAGTTGAGAAACGCACCGCCGAAAGGGCTTCTCGGAGCGTCTCTCGCACGATGA is a window of Granulicella tundricola MP5ACTX9 DNA encoding:
- the tuf gene encoding elongation factor Tu; protein product: MGKEKFDRSKPHVNIGTVGHIDHGKTTLTAAITKVLSKHNPNNTFRSFDTIDNAPEERERGITIATSHVEYETANRHYAHVDCPGHADYIKNMITGAAQMDGAILVVAATDGPMPQTKEHVLLARQVGVPYIVVFLNKCDAVEDEELIELVEMEVRELLSKYDYPGDDTPIIRGSALGALNGEPQWEAKIDELMAAVDQYIPQPERAINLPFLMPIEDIFSISGRGTVVTGRIERGKVKVGEACEIVGFGDTQATVCTGVEMFKKQLDEGLAGDNAGLLLRGVAKEAVQRGMVLAKPGSIKPHTEFKGEVYVLSKEEGGRHTPFFNGYRPQFYFRTTDVTGSAKLPEGTEMCMPGDNIQLEITLHTPVAMEKGLRFAIREGGRTVGAGTISEIIK
- a CDS encoding Uma2 family endonuclease; amino-acid sequence: MAALAESPVLIQASLAGLPMPVVLRLPEPMTDEELIAFSRRNRPYRIERNADGELEIMSPVGFDGGQRELLVMRVLGNWAEEHGGVCVSCDTGFTMADSSVRSPDSSWISDARINALTDAERRRFPPLCPEFLVEILSETDSRATLQAKMEMWIANGAQLAWMIDPFSATVSVYRPHSAVEVLDRPDWVEADAVVAGFRLETSRLWAK
- the rpmG gene encoding 50S ribosomal protein L33; this encodes MREIITLQCPECKNRNYSTTKNKKTTTGRLEFSKFCNTCRKHTDHKETK
- the secE gene encoding preprotein translocase subunit SecE, which encodes MAKTMAVVDQPSTGLQQLKSGPARLGEFLHDVRSEMKKVITPSRDEVQSTTIVVIITVFIFAAYFALVDFAVGHTIDVLFKHLAK
- the nusG gene encoding transcription termination/antitermination protein NusG, producing the protein MAAQEMNPEEFLHEGEDLSLETPETPGAADVQPPVEAEGEHLAPPVNENFKWYIIHAYSGFERKVRESLESRIHAYNLQNRIGRIMIPTEPVTELRNGKKYTIERVFLPGYVLVEMELDNDLWHVIKNTPRVTGFLGTGDSPVALSEQEVSSILFRTDVSKDKPSMKIKFAKGEQVRINEGPFANFSGVVDDLNEDKQTLKVMVSIFGRSTPVEIEFSKVDKMEDE